One stretch of Nicotiana tabacum cultivar K326 chromosome 18, ASM71507v2, whole genome shotgun sequence DNA includes these proteins:
- the LOC107829616 gene encoding uncharacterized protein LOC107829616 isoform X1: MVLVIQMPAACCNMSKSEKKEFYKFLKSVKFPDGYASNISRRVNEDDDKITGLKSHDHHVLLQRLLPIAIRGFVNKDVSSALIELGDFFQRLCCKTLRKDDLEQLEEDIILILCKLEMIFPPAFFDVMVHLAVHLPREAMYGGPVQYRWMYKIERFLCKLKHYVRNKARPEGSIAEGYLIDECLTFCSMYLTGIETRFNREDRNDNGSSNKDEVVLDIFSKSVRPFGDGNYDIIPKNDFDMARWYVLNNCEEVEPFLREHKEELIKQVVVNIKEKHREQFPLWFKRKIMQLYNKEKSVSINQLYPLAIGPDVRGRTYNGCTVNGVRYHIQRRDELRKSQNCGLVVEGYHENEVIDFYGIITDMIELEYLNGNPVLLFKCKWFDLRKKTGMQKDKNLTSINVNRFWYEHDSFVLATQARQVFYIDDPKLGENWRIVLKFQDRHLYDVPEMQNSETGNGETNDEVYQDVSLESNSIVNDTDNMLSQLHRDDVDSVTLDAYVIELEAQTEHEVGYDEENSDEEDDTMVEYISDHEENEGNEGNNSTNDDEVDITDDDDDDIGFYDVTS; encoded by the exons ATGGTTCTAGTTATACAAATGCCAGCTGCTTGTTGTAATATgtcaaaaagtgaaaaaaaggagttctataaatttttaaaatcagTTAAATTTCCTGATGGTTATGCTTCAAATATCTCACGGCGtgtaaatgaggatgatgatAAGATAACTGGACTCAAAAGTCATGACCATCATGTTTTGTTACAACGACTGCTGCCTATTGCTATTCGTGGATTTGTAAATAAAGATGTCTCTTCAGCATTGATTGAGTTAGGCGATTTCTTTCAACGATTATGTTGCAAGACTTTGAGAAAAGATGACTTAGAACAACTAGAAGAGGACATAATTTTAATATTGTGTAAGCTTGAGATGATCTTTCCACCTGCTTTCTTTGATGTTATGGTACATTTGGCTGTGCATTTACCACGAGAGGCTATGTATGGGGGACCAGTACAATATCGTTGGATGTACAAAATTGAAAGATTTTTGTGCAAGCTTAAGCATTATGTGCGAAACAAGGCACGACCAGAAGGTTCTATTGCAGAAGGCTATCTTATTGATGAATGTTTGACATTTTGCTCTATGTATCTTACTGGCATCGAAACTAGATTTAATCGTGAAGATCGAAATGATAATGGATCTAGTAACAAAGATGAAGTTGTTCTGGACATATTCTCAAAGAGTGTTAGACCATTTGGAGATGGAAACTATGATATCATACCAAAGAATGATTTCGATATGGCTCGGTGGTATGTGTTGAATAATTGCGAAGAAGTAGAACCTTTTCTTCG GGAGCATAAAGAAGAGTTGATTAAGCAAGTTGTTGTGAATATAAAAGAGAAACATAGAGAACAATTTCCTTTATGGTTCAAAAGGAAA ATTATGCAATTATATAATAAGGAAAAGTCTGTGTCTATCAATCAGTTATATCCTTTGGCAATAGGACCTGATGTACGTGGAAGAACATATAATGGGTGTACTGTAAATGGTGTTAGGTACCATATTCAAAGACGCGATGAACTACGTAAAAGTCAAAATTGCGGTCTAGTTGTTGAAGGCTATCACGAAAATGAGGTGATTGATTTTTATGGTATTATAACTGACATGATTGAGTTAGAGTATCTTAATGGCAATCCAGTTCTGCTATTTAAATGCAAGTGGTTTGATCTTCGCAAGAAGACAGGGAtgcaaaaagataaaaatcttacgAGCATCAATGTTAATAGATTTTGGTATGAACATGATTCTTTTGTACTAGCTACTCAAGCAAGGCAAGTATTTTATATTGATGATCCGAAATTGGGAGAAAATTGGCGAATTGTCCTAAAATTTCAAGATAGACACTTATATGATGTGCCAGAGATGCAAAATTCAGAGACAGGAAATGGCGAAACAAATGATGAAGTATATCAAGATGTTTCACTTGAAAGTAATTCAATTGTCAATGATACGGATAATATGTTGAGTCAACTACATAGAGATGATGTTGATTCGGTTACCCTAGATGCATATGTAATTGAATTGGAGGCTCAAACAGAACATGAAGTTGGTTATGACGAAGAAAATTCTGACGAAGAGGATGACACAATGGTAGAGTACATCAGTGATCATGAGGAGAATGAGGGGAATGAAGGTAATAATAGTACTAATGACGATGAAGTCGATATCACAGATGATGATGACGACGATATTGGTTTTTATGATGTAACCTCATAA
- the LOC107829616 gene encoding uncharacterized protein LOC107829616 isoform X2: MVLVIQMPAACCNMSKSEKKEFYKFLKSVKFPDGYASNISRRVNEDDDKITGLKSHDHHVLLQRLLPIAIRGFVNKDVSSALIELGDFFQRLCCKTLRKDDLEQLEEDIILILCKLEMIFPPAFFDVMVHLAVHLPREAMYGGPVQYRWMYKIERFLCKLKHYVRNKARPEGSIAEGYLIDECLTFCSMYLTGIETRFNREDRNDNGSSNKDEVVLDIFSKSVRPFGDGNYDIIPKNDFDMARWEHKEELIKQVVVNIKEKHREQFPLWFKRKIMQLYNKEKSVSINQLYPLAIGPDVRGRTYNGCTVNGVRYHIQRRDELRKSQNCGLVVEGYHENEVIDFYGIITDMIELEYLNGNPVLLFKCKWFDLRKKTGMQKDKNLTSINVNRFWYEHDSFVLATQARQVFYIDDPKLGENWRIVLKFQDRHLYDVPEMQNSETGNGETNDEVYQDVSLESNSIVNDTDNMLSQLHRDDVDSVTLDAYVIELEAQTEHEVGYDEENSDEEDDTMVEYISDHEENEGNEGNNSTNDDEVDITDDDDDDIGFYDVTS; this comes from the exons ATGGTTCTAGTTATACAAATGCCAGCTGCTTGTTGTAATATgtcaaaaagtgaaaaaaaggagttctataaatttttaaaatcagTTAAATTTCCTGATGGTTATGCTTCAAATATCTCACGGCGtgtaaatgaggatgatgatAAGATAACTGGACTCAAAAGTCATGACCATCATGTTTTGTTACAACGACTGCTGCCTATTGCTATTCGTGGATTTGTAAATAAAGATGTCTCTTCAGCATTGATTGAGTTAGGCGATTTCTTTCAACGATTATGTTGCAAGACTTTGAGAAAAGATGACTTAGAACAACTAGAAGAGGACATAATTTTAATATTGTGTAAGCTTGAGATGATCTTTCCACCTGCTTTCTTTGATGTTATGGTACATTTGGCTGTGCATTTACCACGAGAGGCTATGTATGGGGGACCAGTACAATATCGTTGGATGTACAAAATTGAAAGATTTTTGTGCAAGCTTAAGCATTATGTGCGAAACAAGGCACGACCAGAAGGTTCTATTGCAGAAGGCTATCTTATTGATGAATGTTTGACATTTTGCTCTATGTATCTTACTGGCATCGAAACTAGATTTAATCGTGAAGATCGAAATGATAATGGATCTAGTAACAAAGATGAAGTTGTTCTGGACATATTCTCAAAGAGTGTTAGACCATTTGGAGATGGAAACTATGATATCATACCAAAGAATGATTTCGATATGGCTCGGTG GGAGCATAAAGAAGAGTTGATTAAGCAAGTTGTTGTGAATATAAAAGAGAAACATAGAGAACAATTTCCTTTATGGTTCAAAAGGAAA ATTATGCAATTATATAATAAGGAAAAGTCTGTGTCTATCAATCAGTTATATCCTTTGGCAATAGGACCTGATGTACGTGGAAGAACATATAATGGGTGTACTGTAAATGGTGTTAGGTACCATATTCAAAGACGCGATGAACTACGTAAAAGTCAAAATTGCGGTCTAGTTGTTGAAGGCTATCACGAAAATGAGGTGATTGATTTTTATGGTATTATAACTGACATGATTGAGTTAGAGTATCTTAATGGCAATCCAGTTCTGCTATTTAAATGCAAGTGGTTTGATCTTCGCAAGAAGACAGGGAtgcaaaaagataaaaatcttacgAGCATCAATGTTAATAGATTTTGGTATGAACATGATTCTTTTGTACTAGCTACTCAAGCAAGGCAAGTATTTTATATTGATGATCCGAAATTGGGAGAAAATTGGCGAATTGTCCTAAAATTTCAAGATAGACACTTATATGATGTGCCAGAGATGCAAAATTCAGAGACAGGAAATGGCGAAACAAATGATGAAGTATATCAAGATGTTTCACTTGAAAGTAATTCAATTGTCAATGATACGGATAATATGTTGAGTCAACTACATAGAGATGATGTTGATTCGGTTACCCTAGATGCATATGTAATTGAATTGGAGGCTCAAACAGAACATGAAGTTGGTTATGACGAAGAAAATTCTGACGAAGAGGATGACACAATGGTAGAGTACATCAGTGATCATGAGGAGAATGAGGGGAATGAAGGTAATAATAGTACTAATGACGATGAAGTCGATATCACAGATGATGATGACGACGATATTGGTTTTTATGATGTAACCTCATAA